Proteins encoded within one genomic window of Lysinibacillus louembei:
- a CDS encoding alpha-ketoacid dehydrogenase subunit beta, giving the protein MAQMTMIQAITDALRCELQNDENVLVFGEDVGVNGGVFRATEGLQKEFGVDRVFDTPLAESGIGGLAIGLALEGFRPVPEIQFFGFVYEVMDSISGQLARLRYRSGGTYNAPVTIRSPFGGGVHTPEMHSDSLEGLMAQQPGLKVVIPSTPYDAKGLLISSIRDNDPVIFLEHLKLYRSFREEVPEESYTVPLGKADVKREGKDLSIIAYGLMVHESLKAAEELEKEGYSVEVVDLRTIQPLDIETIIASVEKTGRAVVVQEAQKQAGIAANVVAEITERAILSLEAPVLRVAAPDTIYPFPQAEGVWLPTYKDVMETAKKVLTF; this is encoded by the coding sequence ATGGCACAAATGACGATGATTCAAGCGATTACGGATGCACTACGTTGCGAATTACAGAACGATGAGAACGTTCTAGTATTTGGGGAAGACGTTGGTGTAAACGGCGGGGTATTCCGTGCAACGGAAGGCTTACAAAAAGAATTTGGTGTAGACCGAGTATTCGATACACCTCTTGCAGAATCAGGAATCGGGGGCTTAGCGATCGGTTTAGCTCTTGAGGGATTCCGTCCTGTACCAGAAATTCAATTTTTCGGCTTCGTCTATGAAGTAATGGACTCAATTAGCGGGCAATTAGCTCGTTTACGCTATCGTTCAGGTGGTACATACAATGCGCCTGTAACAATTCGTTCACCATTCGGTGGTGGTGTACACACGCCAGAGATGCACTCAGACAGCTTAGAAGGTTTAATGGCACAGCAACCAGGTTTAAAAGTTGTTATTCCATCAACACCTTATGACGCAAAAGGATTATTAATTTCATCAATTCGTGATAATGACCCAGTTATTTTCTTAGAGCATTTAAAACTTTACCGTTCATTCCGTGAAGAGGTGCCTGAAGAGTCTTACACAGTTCCACTTGGCAAAGCGGATGTAAAGCGTGAAGGGAAAGACCTATCAATTATTGCATACGGCTTAATGGTACATGAAAGCTTAAAAGCAGCAGAAGAATTAGAAAAAGAAGGCTATTCAGTAGAAGTTGTTGACTTACGTACAATTCAGCCTTTAGATATCGAAACAATTATCGCTTCTGTGGAAAAAACAGGTCGCGCAGTCGTTGTACAAGAAGCGCAAAAGCAAGCAGGTATTGCAGCGAACGTTGTAGCAGAAATTACAGAGCGTGCAATTTTAAGCTTAGAAGCACCAGTTTTACGCGTAGCAGCTCCAGATACAATTTATCCATTCCCACAAGCAGAAGGTGTATGGTTACCAACGTATAAAGATGTAATGGAAACGGCGAAAAAAGTTTTAACATTCTAA
- the pdhA gene encoding pyruvate dehydrogenase (acetyl-transferring) E1 component subunit alpha: protein MGENILNKFDPTATLHEIEDKFQMFQILNEEGEIVNEEANPNLSDEELVELMTRMVYTRILDQRSISLNRQGRLGFYAPTAGQEASQLASHFALEKEDWILPGYRDVPQIVWHGLPLWKAFLFSRGHFIGNQVPEGVNVLAPQIIIGAQYIQAAGVALGLQKRGKKSVAITYTGDGGSSQGDFYEGINFAGAFKSPAIFIVQNNQYAISTPRELQTSAKTIAQKGIAAGIPSVLVDGMDPLAVYVATRDARERAVRGEGPTLIETMCYRYGPHTMAGDDPTRYRTADTDNEWAAKDPIVRFRKYLEAKGLWSEQKEEEVIERAKEEIKEAIKLADQAPKQKVTELIENMHASEMPYNLQEQYAIYKEKESK, encoded by the coding sequence ATGGGTGAAAATATTTTGAACAAATTTGATCCAACAGCAACGTTACATGAAATTGAAGATAAATTTCAGATGTTCCAAATTTTAAATGAAGAAGGGGAAATCGTTAATGAAGAAGCGAATCCGAATTTATCGGATGAAGAGCTTGTTGAATTAATGACACGTATGGTTTACACACGTATTTTAGACCAACGTTCGATTTCTTTAAACCGTCAAGGACGTTTAGGTTTCTATGCGCCAACGGCTGGACAAGAAGCATCACAGCTTGCTTCTCATTTTGCACTTGAAAAAGAAGACTGGATTTTACCAGGCTACCGTGATGTACCACAAATCGTATGGCATGGTTTACCTTTATGGAAAGCATTCTTATTTAGCCGCGGTCACTTTATTGGTAACCAAGTACCAGAAGGCGTAAATGTTTTAGCTCCACAAATTATTATTGGTGCTCAATACATTCAAGCAGCTGGTGTTGCACTTGGCTTACAAAAGCGCGGTAAAAAATCAGTAGCAATTACGTATACAGGTGATGGTGGTTCATCACAAGGTGATTTCTATGAAGGAATCAACTTTGCAGGTGCGTTCAAATCACCAGCAATCTTTATCGTACAAAACAACCAATACGCAATTTCAACACCACGTGAATTGCAAACTTCTGCAAAAACAATTGCCCAAAAAGGGATTGCAGCAGGTATTCCAAGCGTATTAGTAGACGGTATGGACCCATTAGCAGTGTATGTAGCGACACGCGATGCACGTGAGCGCGCAGTTCGCGGCGAAGGCCCAACGTTAATTGAAACAATGTGTTACCGTTATGGTCCACATACAATGGCAGGGGATGACCCAACACGTTACCGTACAGCAGATACAGATAACGAGTGGGCAGCGAAAGACCCAATCGTGCGCTTCCGTAAATATTTAGAAGCAAAAGGTTTATGGTCTGAGCAAAAAGAGGAAGAAGTAATTGAGCGTGCGAAGGAAGAAATTAAAGAAGCGATTAAATTAGCTGACCAAGCACCGAAACAAAAAGTAACGGAATTAATTGAAAATATGCATGCAAGTGAAATGCCATATAACTTACAAGAACAGTATGCAATTTATAAAGAGAAGGAGTCGAAATAA
- the def gene encoding peptide deformylase — MILMEHIIREGHPILRTRTEEVAFPLTTEDRKLAEDMLQYLKNSQNEEVAEKYGLRPGIGLAANQVNSLKRMFALHLTDDNGEQFSFVAINPKIVSHSVEQTYIESGEGCLSVDRAVPGYVPRYARITVKFTTIDGEEKKLRLKGLSAIAFQHELDHLNGIMFYDRINEQNPFAEIPDATPFIRE, encoded by the coding sequence ATGATTTTAATGGAACATATTATACGTGAAGGTCATCCAATACTGCGTACTCGTACTGAGGAAGTTGCATTTCCTTTAACTACGGAAGACCGCAAATTAGCGGAGGATATGCTGCAATACTTAAAGAATAGCCAAAATGAGGAAGTTGCTGAGAAATATGGTTTACGCCCAGGCATTGGCTTGGCAGCTAATCAAGTAAATAGCTTAAAGCGCATGTTTGCCCTACATTTAACAGACGATAATGGAGAGCAATTTAGCTTTGTAGCAATCAATCCAAAAATCGTTAGCCACTCTGTTGAACAAACATATATTGAATCTGGAGAAGGCTGTCTTTCTGTTGATCGTGCTGTACCTGGTTATGTTCCTCGCTATGCACGTATTACAGTTAAATTTACAACAATAGATGGCGAAGAGAAAAAACTACGCTTAAAAGGTTTGTCTGCTATCGCCTTCCAGCATGAGCTAGATCATTTAAATGGCATCATGTTTTATGATCGTATTAACGAGCAAAATCCATTTGCTGAAATACCAGACGCAACGCCATTTATTCGAGAATAA